The window GCTGACACTTGGAGCATAGTGAGTGAAAACGTCTCTCTCTAAATATGAATTCTTATTCATACGTGACAAGCTACAGGAAAAGAAGGTATTCATATTCAGAAGGACACATTAAATAGAGTTTTGTTGGAAAACATTTGGCAGCTCCTCCGAGCAGCTTCATCCGTTCTGTTTGGAAACAGGCTTGTGTGGGGTGGAAGACCTCAGACCTCAGTGAGGGACTTGCATGACTGTAGCTCCATTACTCCCATTACTTACCTGTGTTCTTTGAGCTGGCTTTTGTTGAAGCTCATGTGTGTTTAATGACTGACTAACAAGACTGCAGAGGGGCTGTGGTGTTTGTTGGACACGTGGCTTGAAGTGAACGGTCCTGGAagcactgcatgtgtgtcttaGAAAGATGACCTCTCTGAAGAAAAGGTTTTTTCCAACTTAAACCAAGCCACCCCTCTTCGCTGTCTAAACTGTGGATGATGTGTTCCTCAAATGGAAGTCCTTTTTCTTTGAGAGgaagtcttgtcttgtgtcttgtgccgttcttctgtggagtggttgtttagtttcacaCCTGTACAGTATTACATTGACTGAAACATGTAAGTTACTCTGAATGGAAGTCAACATCTGGTTTACATAGGCAGCCTTTCCGAACTCTTTTAGACTCACGTTTGTGGTGAAGATTTATTGTcatattaaacataaaaaacatattacatataaacatatttacaaaggACCAGCATGTCTCCAGTCTGCACTGATCACTGGTTTCCTCCTACAAACAGGTCTGATAGAGTACCTCCTCCGTGAATTCAAGATTCACCTGGAAGCTGCGTCCTTTTATCTTGACTGATGGTGAGAGAGGCTGGTCCTCCAAAGGACACCTTCTCCTGTCATACTGCTCGGCACTAAGCAGGGGTACTGGCACCCACATGGTCTCATTGAACAAAGCGTAGTCCACCTTGTAGTGCTTCTGTCCCAGTTTGAGAATATCCTGGAATCGCTGGCCCCAGCGGATGTCTGCTGGTGTGTAGGAGGTACGTGTCTGGTGAAGCATACCAGTGGAGTCACCAGTATAGGTGAAGGACACTATTAGTTCAAAGTTGTCCTCTAGGAGGTTATCAGGGCCCAAACTGTAAAGAGGACTGCCCGGCTCCAGCTTGTGAATAATGGTGGTCGGTGTGGCAAGGACAATGTCATGGTACTGGATATCCAAATCCTGGTATGACATCACAATAGCACCCTTTGGCTGTTTCAGAGAGCGGACCAACTGAGCCCGGGCAACCCCCTCCAGAATGTGATTACCCCTGAAGTCTCCAAGACGCCATGACAGACATAGAACCCCATCTCGTAGGTTGACGACGGCACAGGTGCTGAAACCCACCGTCTGAGCTCTCTTACGTGCGGATGCCATTTTTGCCGCAACAATGCCGATTACAATGGTGTCAAGAAGGCAGCTGAATACATTTTGAATTGTCACCACAATAATAGCCACGATACAGTTCTCTGTCACCCCCCTGAAGCCATAACCAATAGTTGTCTGGGTCTCCATGGAGAACATGAAGGCTGAGGTGAAGCCACGTacattgtgcacacacaggGCATCATCTACATTGTCAATGTCTCCATGCACATGAGCAATGAGCCAATAGCAAAGGCCAAATGAGAGCCAGGAGACAATGTAAGAAAGGGAGAAGATGAGGAGCATCACCCTCCAGCGGATCTCTACCAAAGTGGTGAAGATGTCAATTAAATATGGGCTCCAGTCTCCAGGAGCCTTCTGAAACACAACAGGGAAGCGTCCACTTTTGTGCATGTAGCGGAGCCGGCTGCCTTCCTTTCCACGTGGCACTCCCAGTGTGTGGACTGTAGTGTAGCTGGTGTCGATGACCTCACCCCTCTCTGTGTTCATTTTGATCAGCACTTTCTGTCGGTGTCCTGCACAGAGACAGGACGAGGAGACATTAGGAAGACGAATAACATGATAGAGACAACATTGGCAGCTGGGACAACATTGCACTAATTACATGTGTCTAAATGCTGAAGCCCTCATGTTTGTGCAAGCAGCCTAGGTCACTCTGAGCCGCAGGCTATCAGCGGTTCAGGCTGTAAAATGTTCTTCAAGATCACAAGCTTCTCATTGGTTGAATATTTACTGAGCTGCATCTCAGTTTGGACACCGGCCAAATCATTGCTAAAAACAATCATGTCCACTCACTTTTCCACTGAACTTGTTGTTAAAAATATCTCAAGGCTGAGTCACAGCTTGGCAGAGTTTGACATATATTTATGACAATATAGATTAACCGAAGCTTTGGAGGTCAGCAAATCCACCTCCCCCTATTCAACAACCTCTCTTTAATCAGTTTGGGTTTTTTAGATTTTGAGGTTACAGCAACAGTGCAGCAGGGTTTTTGACAGCTGTCCAAAACCTTCAATCAAAGTTATAGTGATTATGGTTATATAATATCGGTTTTCACAAAAGTTTAGGTTCTAAGAAAACAGGTTTCAGTTAATTAAGCACAATCTTGACCTGAGCACAGTGCAGTTATTAACTCATAAGGGTAAATATTACCCTCTAACCACCTCTAACGGCTTTCACCTCCAAATGTTACCTCAGATGTCAAACTTTAACTGCTCTTTTTAGtaagacataaaacacaccacaacTTTGTGGTTGTATACTTCAGTAATCTCACAGCTGCTTAATTTGTCAGTGAAACATCCTATCATGTTCTTGTTATCAGGCTGTGTCcttcctgtcagtcagtcagtttttATTGCTTAATTGAGTCAGATGAGGACATGTAGATGACAGATATTTCAGTTTATGGCAGTTGGCTTCCACAAAAGTTCTAATTTCACACCTGCTGGATTTATTGCAAAACACTGTGGCTTTTTGTAAACTGTACTGATAAAAGCTCCAGGCAGGATAACCTGCAGAGATTCAGCTGAACATGGCCCTGTCTGAAAATGTGTcggagtgtttttatttatgttttatgttgaaTTTCATCTATAATGCACAATTACTCATTTATATGAACAGCATGTCACAGTCATGCTGCAGCGAgtcaaaatgagaaaaaatgcacaaaaagctgccaaaaatgcattttaagatGCAGCAATCACAGTCTGTCTGCAGTCGACAGACATGGACACTGGGGCCAATCCTTCACCCCAGAACAGGAAAAACAATGTGTGTCCCCTGTATTCTGATTGTCTGCAGCAAGTTTGACTGTAAGTTTACACATTCTTTCATTATGTGTATTTTACGTCTTATTCCCAAGTTTAATTTTCTGTgtggctgcacagctgcagacaaaGCTGCAGTACGTCTAAGGGTTAATGGGTTTTAGTCTTTTAATCATATACATAAAATGTTATGATTCCTGCAGAATTATGGTAGTATGTAGTATTTTTCTGTCCAAGTACTCAAACATTTTCTCCCACAAAggtataaatacattaaaatgtttttaatgcagaaaaaaagatacTGTATGCTCACCAATCTGTGGTTTTAGTTTTTGCTTTTGCATGATTACAAAAGAATTAGATGTGATGTTTTATGCTGTGTAGCTGTGTCTCCATTTTGTAGGCTGCTTAACAAATATTCAATCTTCAACTTACTTGCAGTGTATAAATGAGCGGAGGTCAGGTGTTGCAGAAGTCCGGTTTGTAGCCaagttgatgatgatgtgttgCCTCAGCTGAAGTACCCTCTCAGTTACGCCAGTTGCAGAGTGTGACATTGTTGGGGGCCGGCCTGGTCTTCAGGCAAAGAACAGTTCCTTCTGAAACCTTATTGGATAGTCCACAGGGATTTATGACTTAAGGAATATTTTAGTTTCCTCAGGACAGAAACGTCAaatgtcctcctcctgtttgcTCCCAGCATGATGAAACAGTGTAAAAAGTCCACTGCCTAATAAAAGGCTGAGAAATATTGATTCAAGTAGTTGCGGCTTGTTTTTCAGGTATGTCTATTTTTAATAATTCCATCAGATTCCCATGACTCATGAGACAGGACGTTAACCTTTGCTCAGTCAGGTGGAGATGTCATTGGCACAAGGATTTTCTTTGTCCTAATAGTCCTCAATTTAGTTCTGATTAGACAAACATCACAACTCAGCTGCCAGGACACACAACTTTTAAACCACATTTATGGCAGCCGTAAGAGCATCCAAAGCTGTTACATGGAGGTCAACAGCAGGCGAGTGACATCACCTCCCTCCCCCATGTCTCAGGCTTCAAACCAGCACTTATTGATTTCTTAAAGATGATGTGTGAAAACAGCGATAAGAGGCATTCCTAGAGATAACATGGAAAATTGAAAAAATACTTCCTTTATTACAGTATTAATAATccatattgatttatttattgatttaagTCTCACACATTGCACCAAACCCACACACTAAAATGCAACAATTTGAATTTTGATCCACAGTTTCCACTGGGAAATGTTTGAA of the Parambassis ranga chromosome 8, fParRan2.1, whole genome shotgun sequence genome contains:
- the LOC114440223 gene encoding inward rectifier potassium channel 16-like — translated: MNTERGEVIDTSYTTVHTLGVPRGKEGSRLRYMHKSGRFPVVFQKAPGDWSPYLIDIFTTLVEIRWRVMLLIFSLSYIVSWLSFGLCYWLIAHVHGDIDNVDDALCVHNVRGFTSAFMFSMETQTTIGYGFRGVTENCIVAIIVVTIQNVFSCLLDTIVIGIVAAKMASARKRAQTVGFSTCAVVNLRDGVLCLSWRLGDFRGNHILEGVARAQLVRSLKQPKGAIVMSYQDLDIQYHDIVLATPTTIIHKLEPGSPLYSLGPDNLLEDNFELIVSFTYTGDSTGMLHQTRTSYTPADIRWGQRFQDILKLGQKHYKVDYALFNETMWVPVPLLSAEQYDRRRCPLEDQPLSPSVKIKGRSFQVNLEFTEEVLYQTCL